The nucleotide sequence TGCTTCTGCTGCTAAATTTTGATTTTCCGATAAAAGTTCTTTTTGATTTTCTAAGAATTTTTTCTCAGTTACAAGTAAATGAATCTCATTAAAAGAATTTGTAGCTTGATCAATTAATGTTAATATTTTTTCTTTGTTCATATCTGGTTGTGTACAACTTGTTTTATCTAAAACAATATACTTATTTATTCCAGAATGTTCCGGGATAAGCGCAGGTTTTCATCATTTTTAGAAGTGAACAATTAATCTAATGTAGGATTTAAAAGTATTGGTTAAATATCTAATGAAGAGGTAAGATATATCTAATTTTATTGGTGATCCATTCTAACTTCAGGAAACATTTCTTCTACCTCTTTGAAGAACTGAGATAAATTTAAATTTTCCGCTTCGCAAATACTTTCAATAGTTTCTAAACTGGTATGATAATCTTTATTTTCTTTTATTAAACGGACTGTTTTCTCATCAATATTATGATTTTTCGCAAACTCGCTATTATTCTTAATATTATCAATCCATTTCTTCTTCAAAAATTCAACTATTTTAAGATTTCTGTCTACCATCTTTACAAATAAAATGGAACAATCATTAAAAAGTTCGGATTAAAATCCGAATAATAAAATATTTTATTATATTTACCTGATAATATTATATTTGCGAAACTTCTTTAAGTAAAATATTTGAAGCATTTCGCTTTGAATCTCGACTTTAAAACTGGTAATTTTATGCAACGAGATGATAAGCAAGGATGCTCACGACCCGGGGCGTGGGCTCTCTTATCGTTGCAAGGTATACCAG is from Gillisia sp. Hel1_33_143 and encodes:
- a CDS encoding transcriptional regulator produces the protein MKKKWIDNIKNNSEFAKNHNIDEKTVRLIKENKDYHTSLETIESICEAENLNLSQFFKEVEEMFPEVRMDHQ